Genomic DNA from Salvia miltiorrhiza cultivar Shanhuang (shh) chromosome 1, IMPLAD_Smil_shh, whole genome shotgun sequence:
ATTATAGTTATAGTTTACTGCTTATAGATTGTACATCCTTGGCTTGGTTTCTATGGATGCTGGCTTTATTTGGTAATCTTAATCTCGCGACAGGTTTATTTCATCAACCACAGATATGATGGTGTGCAGTTATGGCAACTTCAGGGTGTTCCTGGACTACATGAGCTTCTTTGGTTCGCCAACTTCGtttccttctttttcctttatccTTCGACTTTCAACTTGTTAGAGGTTGCAGCAGTTGACAAGCCCAAGATGCATCTCTGGGAAACTGGAATAATGAGAATAACTAGGCACCCACAGGTATGTAATTGTCACAACCAGATCTTTTTTGGGGGGTTCGTGTCCTGTGGAACATTGGTTCCAGCTACACTATTATTAcatactgataaaaaaaatttagatgCTGCATGCTGTCTCTGGAGAAAACACTAGGCAGGGAATTCAAATTGTGCAATTGTGAATTAACTTTGGGAAATAGTATCTATTATGTAATGATAAAAAGTCTTAGGGTTAATTGCTGCAAATAATACAATATGTATCCAAATTTGCAAATTTCACTTGACTAACAAAACATTGTAATGACAGCatcaccttttaactttttgcAATAACAACATCCCCAATTTATTAAGGAAGTTTGTTCGACATGTGCTACTTAACCACTGAAATATTTGGGAATGTAATTGGAACGTCTTAAAAATTGTGTGGAACTTGCAAATTTGGGTAAAGGTTGTGTTATTTGTGGATAATGAACAATTGCTGCTGATTCATTTTTTCCTTCTCCAAATGCGCATATAGTTAGTATCTTGACacaaaattttaagtttacaaGTGTTTTTAATATTTCAAACTTGAATACAATTTTAGTTATCAGTGTCTAAATTGTTTAACCATGATATGAGTTGAAATTTAATAACCAATTTGTAAGATCAAATCTACTGTTGTTCTCTTATTTATACCTTGTCTTAGTATGTACGTATTCTTGAATATGAAAACATCACTCTTGATTCTGATGTAAATTTGAACACCTTGTCTTAGTATGTACGGATTCTTGAAGATGAAAACATCACTCTTGATTCTCATGTAAATTTGAACACGAACATATTCATGTTGTGTATCATCTGATTTCACCTCCAGTAGACATTTAAAGATCGGTGCATTATTTATAAGCACAGTATGCAAACCTCATGTTCACATTGAGTCTGATAGCCCTTTTCTGTTCCCTAATTTTGCTTGCTCTCTTCAGATGGTTGGGCAAGTAATCTGGTGTCTTGCTCACACAATTTGGATCGGGAATTCAGTTGCAGCCGCAGCTTCTGTGGGTTTGATTGCGCACCATCTGTTTGGTGTTTGGAATGGAGACCGGAGATTGGCCATACGATATGGTGAAGCTTTTGAAGCTGTTAAGAGTAGAACTAGTGTAATCCCATTTGCTGCTATTCTCGATGGGCGCCAGAAGCTACCAGAAGATTACTACAAGGAATTCCTCCGGCTGCCATATATATCAATAACAGGATTGACGTTGGGGGCGTACTTTGCTCACCCACTTATGCAGGCCGCCAGTTTTCGTCTTCATTGGTAGCTTCGCCTGCTGTATATTTCCTCCGCAAGAGTAAGTCTCGGTTTCATGATACTGTTCCCTTTAGTGAATGGAAGCAGTGCTGTTTGTTTCCGGCTGGAGCATTTTGCAAGTGTTTAGATAACTGCAGCATGGTTTGTATTTGTCGAACGGACGAGTATTAAATAAGGAGGTTTATCAACAAATGAAACATAGATCATTCAAATGTGTAGTAAAACACTAAACAGTTAGCCTAATACAGAATTAATTTCTTGCAATGCAACTATTcatttgttttgtttgtgtACTTGATACATATTTCCTCATTACATTAAATCTTTATTTAAGGGTTGAACATAAGAGAAGCTACAGCTCTTATATAAAATCCAAGAAAAACACACATATATCCATCCATGTTTGTGTGTGCGCTTGATTAGGATGTATGCCCTCTCTGTAAACTTCTGATGAGAGATCTTGAAGATGAAAAGGTTCCGAATGCTCCCAAAATCACACCAAATGTTATGAGAATGAGATTGAGCAGCAGCAGAGGTCTCGAAATTTGTCTCCAGAATATCTTGGTGTAGAAAGCACATGGAAAGATTACGCAAATTCCGACACTGACTAGGGAGCCCGTGAGGCTGAGAACGTGCTCGAAGTATGGCACGGAGAGGGCGAGCACGAGTATGATGAGCAGTAGAATCGAGCCCACTGTCCCCCGTATGATCATCCGTGTTCTTGATTTGATCGAGGGGGGAAGGCTTTGTTCGAGCTGCATGGCAAATGGCGCGAATTCAAGCGCGTATTTTGTCATGGGCGTGAGCACTGTCGCCCACAGAGCGATCTTTGTGACGATGAGATTGTGAGGCATGCTCAGAGTGATTTGTGAATTCACTTGAGGGCCAAACATCTTGGCTCCCATGAATCCTAATGCTGTGTACAGCACTGTCACCATTGAGAAGCTCACAATGGATACCTATACATTATTATTCACCATAATGTCATAAGATTTGCAGAAATGTTATATGTATACAGATTTGATCATCATGGAAGTTTGACACACATACCTTGGTGAATTTGGAAGGATCTTTCATGGAATTGTATAGATTGGGGAAGACTATATGACCAGCAAAACTGAAGATATAGAGCCCCGAAATTGCAGGAATTTTGTTGAGGTGCAGGACTGGAATGTAACGGTGAGCTTGAACGGCTCCAGAGATGGCGGTGTAGGCCACAGTGGAGAAGATGACGAGAGACAGGAGGATGCCAGCGGTCGAGAGGAAGGAGATTGAGGAAAGATCCCTTAGCCACAGGCTCGGAAGGGCAACGAGGACGGCTATGAGCGCCAGCAGCTGAGACGCGGATAGATGAGCCGAGTTCAAAGTGAAGGTGGCGAAGACGTTGGCGAGGTTGTCGTGGAGTGAGATGGTGTAGGAGACAAGGGCCATGAAAATCTCTAGGTAGATGAAAGTAGTAGCTATGATTCTTCCCTTTGAACCAAATGCCTCATTTCCTATGTCTTTGTAGTCTCTTGATTTAGGGTTCTTGTGCATGCATTTCCCCAGAAGGCAAGAACTGTAGGCACACACTGCTCCAAGCCCTACTAGGAGGAATGTTGATGCCCATCCTCCATTTTCCAAGGCATAGGGAGTTGATAGTTGTCCCAAACCTGTGTCGGAGTTAGCTCATCAATCTCAACCAAACtcaaaaaatactaaaattttGTCCTAAACCAGCTGGCACAACAACATGGATGAACTGATCTTGATGAGAAAAACAGGCTATCTTCTAATGAGGAAACTAGTGAAGTTACCAATGAGCATTCCAACCATGTTGATGACTGCATGAAGAAAAGAGCCAGTGGTTCGATCATCTGCATGGGTCTTAACTGCACTTTTCTCATCTTCTTCCTCGTCGCCCACGGTGCTCGGCCGCTCCTCCGCCGCAGCTTTCTCACCGGCTTCCTCTTGGGATTCCCAAATCCTGGCCGTCATTGTTTGGTTCAAGTATAGAGCGAAATACAATGGAAGAAATTGATATTTGTATATATGGTTGAAGGTGAAGGTAATGTGTGTGCGTATTTATATGGGTTGTACAAGATTCAATTATTcgactctaaaaaaaatataatctttGTGACgtacaatatttattttctgaggATTGCATCTTCCAACTTTTTGGGTAAAATCTATTCCATGACGTGAGGATATTCTACGGTGTGTAAGGCTATGttatatatatgttggattttgTTTACGTATGATAATCTTATAATTCATTTTTCGAGCCTTATACAACTATCAGACGAGACGAACTCAAGCTCAAACTTGAATATATATGACATTATTGAATATCACACGAATTGAGCTCGAACCAAACTCAGATTCAGTTATTGGTTGGCGAGCCGAACTTATCAATAAAACAAAAGCTCGAGCAGAGCTCAAATATTGAGACTATTCAGCTCAGCTTGGTTCATTAGCAACCAAATGTAGATAAAATTTTATGCTCCATTACTTGGACATTAATTGGAAACAGGATCTTATATGAAGTTAAGTTGCCAAATTGAACAAATTGGCTTCAGAGATTCCAAGGCACCTGGTTCTCGCAACCAAATTAACTTTATTCCATCGTTCCAGTAGTCTGTGTTAAGGAAATGATACTGTTTCTTCCCTCTTTATTTACTTCTTTATTTAAATCGTTTTGACAGAGGGaacatatatgatatatatatatattcttgatgatcgaatggctgaaaatggttctccggtcttcttttatttatggttctttcctcaacctctccctatatatatatatatatatatatatatatatatatatatatatatatatatatatttaatatcgAAGTTAAAGGTgggtaattaaatttattttctgttcatttttttaattcacagaaacttgtttcattttttatgtATAATATCCTCAAGTATAGACCTAAAATTagtatatacatacataaagcTGATAAAGCCCTGAGGTAGAAGTTATTCCCATTTGATATAACATGTATACTATGTTGGAGATTCCAATGTTATATAATTGCGTCATAAATAATCCGATGCCAAATGATTTCTATAGAATCGAACATCACTCCTGCCTTATGGGAGAAATACCCAATCTGGTTGATTCCTTAGTTGGAAATTTGGTTATTATTCCATTAGGCTCTTCCTACTAGAAAATGCCAATATACATGTCATCGAGTCCTTATACGCATTGTTCATTTAAAAATAGgcttaaacttttttttttttgatgaaattacattataaataatacaaaccacacacaccccacctagtggttattgtggccgagagtactcgaacctaTGACCTCTTGGataacaggcaaccaccccaaccactaggccatcccaaggggacaatAGGCTTAAACTTTGATCTCATGACATGGTGATCTCCTTAccctaaatttataaaaattataaatatagcaTGAACTTTTATATATGCATTGTTTATTTTATAGTCCGAATCAAAATTTTGGCCAA
This window encodes:
- the LOC130997806 gene encoding amino acid transporter AVT1H-like, which produces MTARIWESQEEAGEKAAAEERPSTVGDEEEDEKSAVKTHADDRTTGSFLHAVINMVGMLIGLGQLSTPYALENGGWASTFLLVGLGAVCAYSSCLLGKCMHKNPKSRDYKDIGNEAFGSKGRIIATTFIYLEIFMALVSYTISLHDNLANVFATFTLNSAHLSASQLLALIAVLVALPSLWLRDLSSISFLSTAGILLSLVIFSTVAYTAISGAVQAHRYIPVLHLNKIPAISGLYIFSFAGHIVFPNLYNSMKDPSKFTKVSIVSFSMVTVLYTALGFMGAKMFGPQVNSQITLSMPHNLIVTKIALWATVLTPMTKYALEFAPFAMQLEQSLPPSIKSRTRMIIRGTVGSILLLIILVLALSVPYFEHVLSLTGSLVSVGICVIFPCAFYTKIFWRQISRPLLLLNLILITFGVILGAFGTFSSSRSLIRSLQRGHTS